The sequence TCGAGACAATTAATTCTGATCTTGGGAATCTGAGCCCGGGATTTGGAAATTATATCCGCAAAGCACTGTCAGAAAAAAATGTTCATGTGGCAGTATTGAGCTGTTACTTTAACATGGTGGATCCGGACGAGGAATTCAGAAGACATTGTATAGATAAATTCAAAGAATATATAAGATACGCTTCTGCATTTGGTGCTAAAATAGTAGGCAGCGAGACAGGTTCATATAACAGGGATTTTTCATATCATGAAGATAACCACAGCGAAAAAGCTTTTCAGACAGTAAAAAGAACCATAAAGGAACTTGCAGATGAAGCAGAGAAATTCGGTATAATAATAGGGGTAGAAAATTCAGTAACTCTTACTATTCATACTCCTGAACGTATGAGAAGACTTTTGGATGAAGTGGCGTCAAATAATGTTCAGGTTCTTTATGATCCTATAGGCTTTATAAGAGCAGACGAAATCATGAATCAGGATGAAATAATAACAAGATCACTGGACTTGCTTGGAGACAGAATAGCGGCAGTACATGTAAAGGACTTTATAGTGGAAAATGGTGAAAGAGTTATTGTTCCTCCGGGAAAAGGTATTTTGAATTTCGAATTACTGTTTAGGATATTGAAGAAGAAAAAACCTTTTGTGGAAATAATTCTTGAAAATATTGCAGAGGAAGAGATGAATAAAAGTCTAAATTACATGAGAGGAATATATGAAAAAGTCTGAATTGTGCGAAATAGATTTCGCACTGTGAGAAATCTCTGGGTATGTTTTGCAATTTACATTAATTTAGATTTTTAGTATATAAAAAGCGACAGAGTGAAAATCTGTTGCTTTTTTGTATTGTAGATATAGATTTTTTGAGGCAGTTATGATACGATAAAATGAATTAACCTTTTGTAATATATTTTGATTATGGTTTTTATACATAGCATAAAGCGTTGATACTGCATCACATCAAAATTACACCTTATCCGCACCTAACTTTGTTAATCTTCCCAGCTCATCAAATTCAGCTTTAAGAGAAAAATCACCATGTTCACCGCTTATATTACAGTTATTTTCAGAAATAGAAAATCCTTTTGCCAGAAGATAATGTTTGAAAGCATTTCTATGATTCATTTCAAATATTGATATTAGTTTTGGAAATATTTTTAAAACATTTTCAGGGTTATTTCTCATGTTTTTATTAATTTCTGTAGAATCAACAGCGAAAATAGCTGCTCCATTTCCATAATCGGCTATGTAATAAAAACTATAATCATAAAGTCCAACAGCGATTGTACCAAGTTTATGACTGTCATTTTCAAGTATATCGAATGACGGAGAAGACAGTTCAGATATGGAATACTGATTCCCGTATTCTTTTAAGTTATTTGCCAGTATTGCTATTTTCTCGCTGTATTCAGCATTTTTATTAGCCCATATCCATAACCATGTATTGTTTACATGTGAAACAGAGCCTAAAATCTGAGCAGGGAAAACCAATTCTTTATCAAATGTAAGGGTTCCTTCAATCATATCTGCACTCCATGCTTTATCCCCGATTAATTCAATTAAATTTTCTTGTTTTTCAGCACTGATAGCAGCATATTTTTCAAAAAGTTCCTGAAAACCACTTTGTGATTTATCTTTATTTCCTTTTTTTAAAAAATTAAACATTTCTACATCACTTCCCTATTCTTAAGATATCAATTACAATAAAAATAAAAAAGCAGAAAAATTCTTCTCTGCCCTGTATTCTAAGCTTTATTGCCTAGAACTCTCACTTATATAGTCAGCAAAACATATGGCCATTTCTGTTATTTCATCATTGAATTTTTGGGCTTCATCAGTATCAGTAAGTCTTTCGGCGACCATTGGGCCTCTTTCTCCTAATTCCTGACTAAAAAGAGCCAAATTTTGCAGTTTTTCCGGATTTTTTTCATTCATAGCTTTAGTGTAAGCAATCATTAAACTTCTATAGTCATCAACAAACTGTTGAACCAAAGGATCTTTGAAAGAATACTTTTTATTATAGCACTGATCAGGAATATGAGTATCAGCACTAAAACCGATATTCATATAAAAGCTAAGAAATACAAATAAAATAAATGTTTTTTTTATCACAATAACCTCCATAATTTATATAAGTATGAAATATCACTTCTTTAGTTTTAAAAAATTGATATTTAAAAACTCAAGTATATTTGAAACACATGCGCCAAGACAGCATGAATCTTCTCTTAATTCAGATAGTTCAATATCTGTCTCAATCTTATTATGTTTATAAATTTTCTTTTTCAGATTTTTTACAAGAGCAGGATAAACATTAAGAATTCTGTTATATATCAAAATCAGCTTTGGGTCAAAAATATTTATAATACTGAGAAGTCCTGAGAAAATATAATTTTCGTAATCAGAAAGAAGAGATATAATATCTTCATCTTTTTCTTTATTATCAGATATTTTCAAAAATTTTTCATAAGAGATATTCTTTTTTTTCAATTCTCCCAAATCTTTTAAAAATGCACCTTCACATGCATAAGTTTCCCAGCAGCCCTTTCTGCCGCAGTAACATTTTCGCCCGTTTAGTTCTATTGAAATATGACCGGCTTCGCCGCTGAGTCCGTTTACCCCCAAGAGGATATTATTATCAATTACTATTCCCGAGCCGATTCCTGCTGACATATTCAGGTATATAAACGGAGCATCCGGAATATCATAAAAAGACTTTTCTGCAAGGACTGAAAAATAATTATTATTTCTTATATTAATACTAAGATCAGGAAACTTTTTCTGGAGCATTTTTTTTAGATTGATATTTTTCCATTTTAAGTTATTACATTCAATAATAATATCATTTTTATCAATTTTCCCGTGAATTCCCACAGCCAGACCGATAATTCCGTATTTTGAATTTTTTATGTTTTTAGTATAATAATTAAAAATTTCTTCTATTTTATCTGCAATAAATTCAGGGGAAGTTTTTTTTACAGGAAAAGTTTCTTTATGTATTATTTCACCGTTTATATTAGTCAGTACAGAGGAAACAGAGGCTTTTTTCAGCTCAAGTCCCAGTGAGTATGCACATTTTTTATTTAGAAATAACAGAATAGGTTTTTTCCCGCCGGAAGTCCCCGGGGAAGTCTCCGATTTTTTTTCTATAAGTAATTTTTCATCAAGAAGATCAGATATTTGTGATGAAACAGTAACTTTATTTAAGCCGGTAATTTTAGCCAGATCTGATCTGGAAACCGGTTCGTTTTTTATTATTTCTTCAAGTATAACAGCCCGGTTTATATTTTTTATAAATTTAGAATCTGCAATCTCCATAGTACCTCCAAATCTATTTCATAATAACATTATTAGCTGAAAAAATCAATTAAGGTTTTTTCAGATCAGATATTGACAAAATCAAAAATGACGATATAATAGTAATGTTAGTTTAGTAAACTAACAAACTAAAAACAAAACATAATAATGCTGCAAAACTAAAAATTAAACTTATAAAAT is a genomic window of Sebaldella sp. S0638 containing:
- a CDS encoding sugar phosphate isomerase/epimerase yields the protein MNLGIRAHDFTAVSAEELAEKVSSKGFKNVQLALPKSFETINSDLGNLSPGFGNYIRKALSEKNVHVAVLSCYFNMVDPDEEFRRHCIDKFKEYIRYASAFGAKIVGSETGSYNRDFSYHEDNHSEKAFQTVKRTIKELADEAEKFGIIIGVENSVTLTIHTPERMRRLLDEVASNNVQVLYDPIGFIRADEIMNQDEIITRSLDLLGDRIAAVHVKDFIVENGERVIVPPGKGILNFELLFRILKKKKPFVEIILENIAEEEMNKSLNYMRGIYEKV
- a CDS encoding DUF6882 domain-containing protein, coding for MFNFLKKGNKDKSQSGFQELFEKYAAISAEKQENLIELIGDKAWSADMIEGTLTFDKELVFPAQILGSVSHVNNTWLWIWANKNAEYSEKIAILANNLKEYGNQYSISELSSPSFDILENDSHKLGTIAVGLYDYSFYYIADYGNGAAIFAVDSTEINKNMRNNPENVLKIFPKLISIFEMNHRNAFKHYLLAKGFSISENNCNISGEHGDFSLKAEFDELGRLTKLGADKV
- a CDS encoding ROK family transcriptional regulator; the protein is MEIADSKFIKNINRAVILEEIIKNEPVSRSDLAKITGLNKVTVSSQISDLLDEKLLIEKKSETSPGTSGGKKPILLFLNKKCAYSLGLELKKASVSSVLTNINGEIIHKETFPVKKTSPEFIADKIEEIFNYYTKNIKNSKYGIIGLAVGIHGKIDKNDIIIECNNLKWKNINLKKMLQKKFPDLSINIRNNNYFSVLAEKSFYDIPDAPFIYLNMSAGIGSGIVIDNNILLGVNGLSGEAGHISIELNGRKCYCGRKGCWETYACEGAFLKDLGELKKKNISYEKFLKISDNKEKDEDIISLLSDYENYIFSGLLSIINIFDPKLILIYNRILNVYPALVKNLKKKIYKHNKIETDIELSELREDSCCLGACVSNILEFLNINFLKLKK